The following are from one region of the Cervus canadensis isolate Bull #8, Minnesota chromosome 21, ASM1932006v1, whole genome shotgun sequence genome:
- the MAPK11 gene encoding mitogen-activated protein kinase 11, protein MSGPRAGFYRQELNKTLWEVPQRLQGLRPVGSGAYGSVCSAYDTRLRQRVAVKKLSRPFQSLIHARRTYRELRLLKHLKHENVIGLLDVFTPATSLEDFSEVYLVTTLMGADLNNIVKCQALSDEHVQFLVYQLLRGLKYIHSAGIIHRDLKPSNVAVNEDCELRILDFGLARQADEEMTGYVATRWYRAPEIMLNWMHYNQTVDIWSVGCIMAELLQGKALFPGNDYIDQLKRIMEVVGTPSPEVLAKISSEHARTYIQSLPPMPQKDLRSIFRGANPLAVDLLGRMLVLDSDQRVSAAEALAHAYFSQYHDPEDEPEAEPYDESVEAKERTVEEWKELTYQEVLSFKPPEPPQPLGSLDVVQ, encoded by the exons ATGTCGGGCCCGCGCGCCGGCTTCTACCGGCAGGAGCTGAACAAGACACTGTGGGAGGTGCCGCAGCGGCTGCAGGGGCTGCGCCCGGTGGGCTCGGGCGCCTACGGCTCAGTCTG CTCGGCCTATGACACGCGGCTGCGCCAGAGGGTGGCGGTGAAGAAGCTGTCGCGGCCCTTCCAGTCTCTGATCCACGCGCGGAGGACCTACCGCGAGCTGCGGCTGCTCAAACACCTGAAGCACGAGAAC GTCATCGGGCTACTGGACGTGTTCACGCCAGCCACCTCCCTCGAGGACTTCAGCGAAGT GTACCTGGTGACCACGCTGATGGGCGCCGACCTGAACAACATCGTCAAGTGCCAGGCGCTGAGCGACGAGCACGTCCAGTTCCTGGTGTACCAGCTGCTGCGCGGGCTAAAG TACATCCACTCGGCCGGGATCATCCACCGG GACCTGAAGCCCAGCAACGTGGCTGTGAACGAGGACTGCGAGCTGAGG ATCCTTGACTTCGGGCTGGCGCGCCAGGCAGACGAGGAGATGACTGGCTACGTGGCCACGCGCTGGTACAGGGCCCCCGAGATCATGCTGAACTGGATGCACTACAACCAGACAG TGGACATCTGGTCCGTGGGCTGCATCATGGCTGAGCTGCTCCAGGGAAAGGCTCTCTTCCCTGGAAATGACT ACATCGACCAGCTGAAGCGTATCATGGAGGTGGTGGGCACACCCAGCCCTGAAGTTCTAGCAAAGATATCCTCGGAACAT GCCCGGACCTACATCCAGTCCCTGCCCCCCATGCCCCAGAAGGACCTCAGGAGCATCTTCCGCGGAGCCAACCCCCTGG CTGTGGATCTCCTGGGCAGGATGCTGGTGCTGGACAGTGACCAGAGGGTCAGCGCAGCCGAGGCCCTGGCCCACGCCTACTTCAGCCAGTACCATGACCCGGAGGACGAGCCCGAGGCGGAGCCCTACGACGAGAGCGTGGAGGCCAAGGAGCGCACGGTGGAGGAGTGGAAGG AGCTCACCTACCAGGAAGTCCTCAGCTTCAAGCCCCCAGAGCCCCCACAGCCACTGGGCAGCCTGGACGTTGTGCAGTGA
- the HDAC10 gene encoding polyamine deacetylase HDAC10 isoform X1, producing the protein MGTALVYHEDMTAARLLWDDPECKIECPERLTTALERLQQQGLEQRCLRLAAREASEAELGLVHSPEYVALLRGTQALGTRELQALSKQYDAVYLHPSTFHCARLAAGAALQLVDAVLTGAVRNGLALVRPPGHHSQRATANGFCVFNNVAIAAKHAQQQHGLRRVLIVDWDVHHGQGIQYIFEDDPSVLYFSWHRYEHGHFWPHLRESDADAVGRGRGLGFTVNLPWNQVGMGNADYVAAFLHVLLPLAFEFDPELVLVSAGFDSAIGDPEGHMLATPECFAHLTQLLQVLAGGRVCAVLEGGYHLESLSQSVCMTVRALLGDPALPLSGPMEPHGSALESLQRVRAAQAPHWVSLQQQGAAPVLSPGTPCPEGRPSLLPPGEPEFKAAMTQAADALSVLLEQLHLHPTPPVRVAAALTVPDAGRALPPGVLCEEGSLPREEAQAWARPREALAQEEALAALGKVLYLLDRILDGQVSSGMAATPAPAAAATLDVAVRYGLSHGAQRLLCVAVGQLDRPPALTDDGRNLWLNIGGKEASAPSMFHVSVPLPVTTGGFLSCALALVLPLAYSFQPDLVLVALGLAHGLRDPQAALLAALLRGPAGGRVLALVDEESTPQLATVLASVLNGEAPPSLGPFSMATPEDTQALMYLRPRLEPRWKMLQVAAPP; encoded by the exons ATGGGGACTGCACTTGTGTACCACGAGGACATGACAGCCGCCCGGCTGCTCTGGGACGA CCCTGAGTGTAAGATCGAGTGTCCTGAGCGCCTGACCACTGCCTTGGAGCGCCTGCAGCAGCAAGGTCTGGAGCAAAGGTGTCTGCGGCTGGCAGCCCGCGAGGCCTCGGAGGCGGAGCTGGGCCTGGTGCACAG CCCCGAGTATGTGGCGCTGTTGCGGGGGACCCAGGCCTTGGGCACCAGGGAGCTCCAGGCCCTGTCCAAGCAGTACGATGCCGTCTACCTCCATCCG AGTACCTTCCACTGTGCCCGGCTGGCCGCAGGGGCTGCGCTGCAGCTGGTGGACGCGGTGCTGACGGGAGCTGTGCGCAACGGGCTCGCCCTGGTGAG gcctcctggacaCCACAGCCAGAGGGCTACTGCCAACGGATTCTGCGTGTTCAACAACGTAGCCATAGCAGCCAAACACGCCCAGCAGCAGCACGGGTTGCGCAG GGTCCTCATCGTTGACTGGGATGTCCATCATGGTCAGGGCATCCAGTATATCTTCGAGGATGACCCCAG CGTCCTTTACTTCTCCTGGCACCGCTACGAGCACGGACACTTCTGGCCGCATCTGCGGGAGTCAGATGCCGATGCTGTCGGACGGGGGCGGGGCCTTGGCTTCACTGTTAACCTGCCCTGGAACCAG GTCGGGATGGGAAATGCCGACTACGTGGCCGCCTTCCTGCACGTGCTGCTGCCCCTGGCCTTTGAG TTCGACCCTGAGCTGGTCCTAGTCTCTGCAGGATTCGACTCAGCCATCGGCGATCCCGAG GGGCACATGCTGGCCACGCCGGAGTGCTTCGCCCACCTCACACAGCTGCTGCAGGTGCTGGCTGGTGGCCGGGTCTGCGCCGTGCTGGAG ggtgGTTACCACCTGGAGTCCCTCTCCCAGTCCGTGTGCATGACGGTGCGAGCGCTGCTGGGTGACCCTGCCCTGCCCTTGTCAGGGCCCATGGAGCCCCATGGCAG CGCCCTGGAGTCCCTCCAGCGTGTGCGGGCAGCCCAGGCCCCTCACTGGGTGAGCCTCCAACAGCAAG GTGCCGCCCCTGTACTGAGCCCCGGcaccccctgcccagaggggaggCCCTCACTGCTGCCACCGGGGGAGCCTGAATTCAAGGCAGCGATGACTCAGGCCGCTGATGCTCTGAGCGTGCTCCTGGAGCAGCTGCACCTCCACCCCACACCCCCTGTCCGCGTGGCTGCTGCCCTGACTGTGCCAGACGCTGGCCGGGCCCTGCCCCCGGGTGTCCTCTGTGAGGAGGGGTCACTGCCGCGGGAGGAAGCACAGGCCTGGGCCAG GCCACGTGAGGCCCTGGCCCAGGAGGAGGCCCTCGCTGCACTCGGGAAGGTCCTGTACCTCTTGGACAGGATCCTGGATGGGCAG GTGAGCAGTGGCATGGCAGCCACACCAGCCCCTGCTGCAGCTGCCACCCTGGATGTGGCCGTTCGGTATGGCCTGTCCCACGGAGCCCAGAG GCTGCTGTGTGTGGCCGTGGGGCAGCTGGATCGGCCCCCAGCTCTCACCGATGATGG GAGGAATCTATGGCTGAACATTGGGGGCAAGGAGGCAAGTGCCCCGTCCATGTTCCACGTCTCTGTGCCACTGCCAGTG ACAACTGGTGGGTTCCTGAGCTGTGCCCTGGCCCTGGTGCTGCCCCTGGCCTACAGCTTCCAGCCTGACCTGGTGCTGGTGGCGCTGGGGCTGGCCCATGGCCTGCGGGACCCCCAAGCTGCACTCCTGGCTGCACTACTTCGGGGCCCAGCAGGCGGCCGAGTCTTGGCCCTTGTGGATGAG GAATCCACACCCCAGCTTGCGACAGTCCTGGCCAGCGTGCTGAATGGGGAGGCACCCCCCAGCCTGGGCCCCTTCTCCATGGCCACCCCAGAGGACACGCAGGCCCTGATGTACCTGAGACCACGGCTGGAGCCAAGGTGGAAGATGCTGCAGGTGGCTG CGCCTCCTTGA
- the MAPK12 gene encoding mitogen-activated protein kinase 12: MSSPSPARKGFYRQEVTKTAWEVRVVYQDLQPVGSGAYGAVCSAVDSRTGAKVAIKKLYRPFQSELFAKRAYRELRLLKHMRHENVIGLLDVFTPDETLDDFTDFYLVMPFMGTDLGKLMKHEKLSEDRVQFLVYQMLKGLKYIHAAGVIHRDLKPGNLAVNEDCELKILDFGLARQADSEMTGYVVTRWYRAPEVILNWMHYTQTVDIWSVGCIMAEMITGKTLFKGNDHLDQLKEIMKVTGTPPAEFVQRLQSDEAKNYMKGLPELEKKDFASILTNASPLAVSLLEKMLVLDAERRVTAAEALAHPYFESLQDTEDEPQAQKYDESFDDVDRTLDEWKRVTYKEVLSFKPPRQLGAKVSKETAL, encoded by the exons ATGAGCTCTCCGTCGCCCGCCCGCAAGGGCTTTTATCGCCAGGAGGTGACCAAGACGGCCTGGGAGGTGCGCGTCGTGTACCAGGATCTGCAACCCGTGGGCTCGGGCGCCTACGGCGCCGTGTG CTCGGCGGTGGACAGCCGCACGGGCGCCAAGGTTGCCATCAAGAAGCTGTACCGGCCCTTTCAGTCCGAGCTGTTCGCCAAGCGCGCCTACCGCGAGCTTCGCCTGCTGAAGCACATGCGCCACGAGAAC GTGATTGGGCTGCTGGACGTGTTCACGCCCGACGAGACGCTGGATGACTTCACGGACTT TTACCTGGTGATGCCGTTCATGGGCACCGACCTGGGAAAGCTCATGAAGCATGAGAAGCTGAGTGAGGACCGAGTGCAGTTCCTTGTCTACCAGATGCTCAAGGGGCTGAAG TACATCCACGCTGCTGGCGTCATCCACAGG GACCTGAAGCCCGGCAACCTGGCGGTGAACGAGGACTGTGAGCTGAAG ATCCTGGACTTCGGCCTGGCCCGGCAGGCAGACAGCGAGATGACCGGGTACGTGGTGACCAGGTGGTACCGGGCGCCCGAGGTCATCTTGAACTGGATGCACTACACGCAGACGG TGGACATCTGGTCCGTGGGCTGCATCATGGCCGAGATGATCACGGGGAAGACGCTCTTCAAAGGCAACGACC ACCTGGACCAGCTGAAGGAGATCATGAAGGTGACGGGGACGCCTCCAGCGGAGTTTGTGCAGAGGCTGCAAAGTGACGAG GCCAAGAACTACATGAAGGGCCTCCCTGAGCTGGAGAAGAAGGATTTTGCCTCCATCCTGACCAACGCGAGCCCCCTGG CCGTGAGCCTCCTGGAGAAGATGCTGGTGCTGGACGCGGAGCGGCGGGTGACGGCGGCCGAGGCGCTGGCCCACCCCTACTTCGAGTCGCTGCAGGACACGGAGGACGAGCCCCAGGCCCAGAAGTACGACGAGTCCTTCGATGACGTGGACCGCACGCTGGACGAGTGGAAGC GTGTCACATATAAAGAGGTGCTCAGCTTCAAGCCTCCCCGGCAGCTGGGGGCCAAGGTCTCCAAGGAGACAGCCTTGTGA
- the HDAC10 gene encoding polyamine deacetylase HDAC10 isoform X2, which translates to MGTALVYHEDMTAARLLWDDPECKIECPERLTTALERLQQQGLEQRCLRLAAREASEAELGLVHSPEYVALLRGTQALGTRELQALSKQYDAVYLHPSTFHCARLAAGAALQLVDAVLTGAVRNGLALVRPPGHHSQRATANGFCVFNNVAIAAKHAQQQHGLRRVLIVDWDVHHGQGIQYIFEDDPSVLYFSWHRYEHGHFWPHLRESDADAVGRGRGLGFTVNLPWNQVGMGNADYVAAFLHVLLPLAFEFDPELVLVSAGFDSAIGDPEGGYHLESLSQSVCMTVRALLGDPALPLSGPMEPHGSALESLQRVRAAQAPHWVSLQQQGAAPVLSPGTPCPEGRPSLLPPGEPEFKAAMTQAADALSVLLEQLHLHPTPPVRVAAALTVPDAGRALPPGVLCEEGSLPREEAQAWARPREALAQEEALAALGKVLYLLDRILDGQVSSGMAATPAPAAAATLDVAVRYGLSHGAQRLLCVAVGQLDRPPALTDDGRNLWLNIGGKEASAPSMFHVSVPLPVTTGGFLSCALALVLPLAYSFQPDLVLVALGLAHGLRDPQAALLAALLRGPAGGRVLALVDEESTPQLATVLASVLNGEAPPSLGPFSMATPEDTQALMYLRPRLEPRWKMLQVAAPP; encoded by the exons ATGGGGACTGCACTTGTGTACCACGAGGACATGACAGCCGCCCGGCTGCTCTGGGACGA CCCTGAGTGTAAGATCGAGTGTCCTGAGCGCCTGACCACTGCCTTGGAGCGCCTGCAGCAGCAAGGTCTGGAGCAAAGGTGTCTGCGGCTGGCAGCCCGCGAGGCCTCGGAGGCGGAGCTGGGCCTGGTGCACAG CCCCGAGTATGTGGCGCTGTTGCGGGGGACCCAGGCCTTGGGCACCAGGGAGCTCCAGGCCCTGTCCAAGCAGTACGATGCCGTCTACCTCCATCCG AGTACCTTCCACTGTGCCCGGCTGGCCGCAGGGGCTGCGCTGCAGCTGGTGGACGCGGTGCTGACGGGAGCTGTGCGCAACGGGCTCGCCCTGGTGAG gcctcctggacaCCACAGCCAGAGGGCTACTGCCAACGGATTCTGCGTGTTCAACAACGTAGCCATAGCAGCCAAACACGCCCAGCAGCAGCACGGGTTGCGCAG GGTCCTCATCGTTGACTGGGATGTCCATCATGGTCAGGGCATCCAGTATATCTTCGAGGATGACCCCAG CGTCCTTTACTTCTCCTGGCACCGCTACGAGCACGGACACTTCTGGCCGCATCTGCGGGAGTCAGATGCCGATGCTGTCGGACGGGGGCGGGGCCTTGGCTTCACTGTTAACCTGCCCTGGAACCAG GTCGGGATGGGAAATGCCGACTACGTGGCCGCCTTCCTGCACGTGCTGCTGCCCCTGGCCTTTGAG TTCGACCCTGAGCTGGTCCTAGTCTCTGCAGGATTCGACTCAGCCATCGGCGATCCCGAG ggtgGTTACCACCTGGAGTCCCTCTCCCAGTCCGTGTGCATGACGGTGCGAGCGCTGCTGGGTGACCCTGCCCTGCCCTTGTCAGGGCCCATGGAGCCCCATGGCAG CGCCCTGGAGTCCCTCCAGCGTGTGCGGGCAGCCCAGGCCCCTCACTGGGTGAGCCTCCAACAGCAAG GTGCCGCCCCTGTACTGAGCCCCGGcaccccctgcccagaggggaggCCCTCACTGCTGCCACCGGGGGAGCCTGAATTCAAGGCAGCGATGACTCAGGCCGCTGATGCTCTGAGCGTGCTCCTGGAGCAGCTGCACCTCCACCCCACACCCCCTGTCCGCGTGGCTGCTGCCCTGACTGTGCCAGACGCTGGCCGGGCCCTGCCCCCGGGTGTCCTCTGTGAGGAGGGGTCACTGCCGCGGGAGGAAGCACAGGCCTGGGCCAG GCCACGTGAGGCCCTGGCCCAGGAGGAGGCCCTCGCTGCACTCGGGAAGGTCCTGTACCTCTTGGACAGGATCCTGGATGGGCAG GTGAGCAGTGGCATGGCAGCCACACCAGCCCCTGCTGCAGCTGCCACCCTGGATGTGGCCGTTCGGTATGGCCTGTCCCACGGAGCCCAGAG GCTGCTGTGTGTGGCCGTGGGGCAGCTGGATCGGCCCCCAGCTCTCACCGATGATGG GAGGAATCTATGGCTGAACATTGGGGGCAAGGAGGCAAGTGCCCCGTCCATGTTCCACGTCTCTGTGCCACTGCCAGTG ACAACTGGTGGGTTCCTGAGCTGTGCCCTGGCCCTGGTGCTGCCCCTGGCCTACAGCTTCCAGCCTGACCTGGTGCTGGTGGCGCTGGGGCTGGCCCATGGCCTGCGGGACCCCCAAGCTGCACTCCTGGCTGCACTACTTCGGGGCCCAGCAGGCGGCCGAGTCTTGGCCCTTGTGGATGAG GAATCCACACCCCAGCTTGCGACAGTCCTGGCCAGCGTGCTGAATGGGGAGGCACCCCCCAGCCTGGGCCCCTTCTCCATGGCCACCCCAGAGGACACGCAGGCCCTGATGTACCTGAGACCACGGCTGGAGCCAAGGTGGAAGATGCTGCAGGTGGCTG CGCCTCCTTGA